From a region of the Acidobacteriota bacterium genome:
- a CDS encoding HAMP domain-containing protein: protein MTVWRLRTRLTAWFAGSIMAILVPFLAGILALEWRSMRAALDHHLSEDLEVAAQMLVRFDSVVGWRSTMDTDPGYDAGPQRWVEVYNSGGEPLFLRGVPRSAAIRAAIAPPPPGSQGFRTLKTPAGAHVRTLTVERDFGDHRLWVRVARSEDGLRQDLSDLILLFSIGAPLGVLAAAFAGHLIAGRALAPLGRMAERARSISAEHLAERLPVENADDELGRLATVFNDTFARLESSFERLKRFTADASHELRTPLTAIRSVGEVALREAHDEAAYREIIGSMLEEVERLSRVVETLLMLSRWESGGARPALETVDLQAITDDVVGQVAVLAEERDVTIDVRLAGPLVVVCDPVMARQAILNVVDNAIKFTRPRGRVTIWSRTTAEGQELIVDDEGAGIPPDQRERVLQRFYRIGEGRGRAEGGAGLGLAIVHWALTANKGRIAIDGNPAGGARIVLSLPPPDASRAAQNRS, encoded by the coding sequence GTGACCGTGTGGCGGCTGCGCACGCGCCTGACGGCGTGGTTCGCCGGGTCGATCATGGCGATCCTGGTGCCGTTCCTCGCCGGCATCCTCGCCCTCGAATGGCGCTCGATGCGCGCCGCGCTCGACCACCATCTGTCCGAGGATCTCGAGGTCGCCGCGCAGATGCTCGTGCGGTTCGACTCGGTCGTCGGCTGGCGGTCGACCATGGACACCGACCCGGGGTACGACGCGGGTCCCCAGCGGTGGGTCGAAGTGTACAACTCGGGCGGGGAGCCGCTGTTTCTCCGCGGCGTGCCCAGGAGTGCCGCGATCCGTGCCGCGATCGCGCCGCCGCCGCCCGGCTCGCAGGGTTTTCGCACGCTGAAGACCCCGGCCGGAGCCCACGTCCGCACGCTGACCGTTGAGCGCGACTTCGGCGACCACCGCTTGTGGGTTCGCGTCGCGCGGAGCGAAGACGGGCTGCGGCAGGACCTGAGCGATCTCATCCTCCTCTTTTCCATCGGCGCACCGCTCGGCGTGCTGGCGGCGGCCTTTGCCGGCCATCTCATCGCCGGACGCGCGCTCGCGCCCCTCGGACGGATGGCCGAGCGTGCGCGCTCCATCAGCGCCGAGCACCTCGCCGAGCGACTGCCGGTCGAGAACGCCGACGACGAGCTGGGCCGGCTCGCCACGGTGTTCAATGACACCTTCGCGCGGCTCGAGTCGTCTTTCGAGAGGCTGAAACGCTTCACGGCCGATGCCTCCCACGAGCTGCGCACGCCGCTGACCGCGATCCGCAGCGTGGGCGAGGTGGCGCTGCGCGAGGCCCACGACGAGGCCGCATACCGCGAGATCATCGGAAGCATGCTCGAGGAAGTGGAGCGCCTCTCGCGAGTCGTCGAGACGCTGCTCATGCTCTCGCGGTGGGAGAGCGGCGGCGCCAGGCCCGCCCTGGAGACGGTGGACCTTCAGGCCATTACCGACGACGTGGTTGGCCAGGTCGCGGTGCTGGCCGAGGAGCGCGACGTGACCATCGACGTTCGGCTCGCGGGGCCGCTCGTCGTGGTCTGCGACCCGGTCATGGCCCGGCAGGCGATCCTGAACGTCGTCGACAACGCGATCAAGTTCACGCGCCCGCGCGGACGCGTCACGATCTGGTCCCGCACGACGGCAGAGGGGCAGGAGCTGATCGTCGACGACGAGGGCGCCGGGATCCCGCCGGACCAGCGGGAGCGCGTGCTGCAGCGGTTCTACCGGATCGGCGAGGGACGTGGCCGCGCCGAAGGGGGTGCCGGCCTCGGCCTGGCCATCGTCCACTGGGCGCTCACCGCGAACAAGGGGCGCATTGCGATCGACGGGAATCCGGCCGGAGGCGCGCGGATCGTCCTGTCCCTGCCCCCTCCCGACGCGTCCCGCGCCGCGCAGAACCGATCCTGA
- a CDS encoding DmsE family decaheme c-type cytochrome encodes MLRHRWTWLAGATGTLALAIGWSVVSAKTPAKPVDWAALNPAFAGATFVNNPETCRTCHEDAMAPYAHTTHALAFGTTPPETSGECESCHGPRSAHVENPTAELRIDRSSKAGSAICLQCHQGKSRFGWKAGAHHSNDVSCSSCHAVMAKKSERALLVKATVTETCYQCHGEVRAETNKMSHHPVREGRMDCAACHNAHGGTPRLLIKPTVNETCVTCHAEKRGPFVWEHAPARESCATCHTPHGSNQRNLLTAKDPFLCLSCHNYGGHINLPRYNRVSNPYGNGCSNCHLSVHGSNHPSGAKLTR; translated from the coding sequence ATGCTGCGACATCGCTGGACCTGGCTCGCAGGAGCCACCGGTACGCTTGCTCTGGCCATCGGCTGGAGCGTCGTATCGGCCAAGACGCCCGCAAAGCCGGTCGATTGGGCTGCGCTCAACCCCGCGTTTGCCGGCGCGACGTTCGTCAACAACCCGGAAACGTGCCGGACGTGCCACGAGGACGCCATGGCGCCCTACGCGCACACGACGCACGCGCTCGCGTTCGGGACGACGCCCCCCGAGACCAGCGGCGAGTGCGAAAGCTGCCATGGGCCGCGGAGCGCGCACGTGGAGAACCCGACGGCGGAACTGCGGATCGACCGATCCTCGAAGGCGGGGTCCGCCATCTGCCTGCAGTGCCACCAGGGCAAGTCACGCTTCGGCTGGAAGGCGGGCGCGCACCACTCGAACGACGTGAGCTGCTCGTCGTGCCACGCCGTGATGGCGAAGAAGAGCGAGCGGGCGCTCCTCGTGAAAGCGACGGTGACCGAGACCTGCTACCAGTGCCACGGCGAGGTCCGGGCCGAGACGAACAAGATGTCTCACCACCCGGTGCGCGAGGGGCGCATGGACTGCGCGGCGTGCCACAACGCGCACGGGGGGACGCCGCGCCTGCTGATCAAACCGACGGTCAACGAGACGTGCGTCACGTGCCACGCCGAGAAGCGCGGTCCGTTCGTATGGGAGCACGCGCCGGCGCGTGAAAGCTGCGCGACGTGCCACACGCCGCACGGCTCCAACCAGCGCAACCTCCTGACGGCCAAGGACCCGTTCCTGTGCCTCAGCTGCCACAACTACGGCGGGCACATCAACCTGCCGCGGTACAACCGCGTGAGCAACCCGTACGGCAACGGCTGCTCGAACTGCCACCTGAGCGTGCACGGATCGAACCATCCGTCCGGCGCGAAGCTGACTCGATAA
- a CDS encoding substrate-binding domain-containing protein, with translation MTITTRAAACLVLLLASAGCRDDAPPLLVLATTTSVGHSGLLDTLVPAFRVRTGITLRAHLVGSGQALRMLERGDVAVVISHAPKREAEFLARNAGWSYRKIMFNDFVLTGPPADPAGVGGARTAREAMARIARLDATFVSRGDSSGTHEREEDLWRAAAARPTGSRLIVAGQGMAGTLRVASQIGAYTLCDRATVVQLAPAVSVQILFGGDPALINTYAVILPRNASPAARRFAEWLCRGPGRDVIAGYRVRDAAAFTAWPSDREGSRPFDLPR, from the coding sequence GTGACCATCACGACTCGCGCGGCCGCCTGCCTGGTCCTCCTCCTGGCCTCTGCCGGCTGCCGCGACGATGCCCCGCCGCTCCTCGTCCTTGCGACCACCACGAGCGTGGGGCATAGCGGCCTGCTTGACACCCTGGTGCCCGCCTTTCGCGTTCGGACGGGGATCACCCTTCGCGCTCACCTGGTCGGCAGCGGACAAGCCCTGAGGATGCTCGAGCGCGGCGACGTGGCGGTGGTCATCAGCCATGCCCCGAAGCGCGAAGCGGAATTCCTCGCGCGCAACGCCGGCTGGTCCTACCGCAAGATCATGTTCAATGACTTCGTTCTCACCGGTCCACCCGCCGATCCCGCCGGGGTCGGCGGCGCCCGGACGGCGAGAGAAGCGATGGCGCGAATCGCGCGGCTCGACGCCACGTTTGTTTCACGCGGCGACAGCTCGGGAACGCACGAGCGGGAGGAAGACCTGTGGCGCGCGGCGGCAGCGCGCCCCACGGGAAGCCGCCTGATCGTGGCAGGGCAGGGCATGGCCGGCACGCTGCGCGTGGCGTCGCAGATCGGCGCCTACACTCTCTGCGATCGGGCCACCGTGGTGCAGCTGGCCCCCGCAGTGTCCGTGCAGATCCTCTTCGGCGGCGATCCGGCGCTGATCAATACGTACGCGGTCATTCTCCCGCGCAACGCCTCGCCGGCGGCGCGACGCTTTGCCGAGTGGTTGTGCCGCGGCCCCGGCCGTGATGTGATTGCCGGATATCGAGTCAGGGACGCGGCGGCCTTTACCGCGTGGCCGTCGGACCGCGAGGGTAGCCGGCCGTTCGACCTGCCGCGGTGA
- a CDS encoding MtrB/PioB family outer membrane beta-barrel protein, giving the protein MRRIIVTLAVLCAAPAFAQTPPPPAPSVAAPASPRVGGSVTTGVQQFDNSSNSSKLGEYRDLRDDFFLPNASISGSNAATGWFFNLSAFNLTRDDQTILARGGRPGAWSFQADWNETPHNFSNKAVTPYIRRGPGLFELPATVPIAFKKLATGAADANGVLASDALVAAYQSTFLAATPLATQTNTGHFALGWSESDAISLAVVYDRREKTGLKAAYGPIGDRPPRTLNIQLTEPVDYRTNDITLSAEHDGGRYQLRAEYLFSDFANQIDTLRWQNAFTTAPAGAEFDVWDRRVGTYGARPLPPDNRYHNATASAGIDMPRDSRLTATVSYGRLEQDETLLPYATFNAIANPALPRSTAEALIKTTHLAADYVIAPAPRLNVRAFFRRTDLDNETPSDRWQYVTSDTTSLTGTVSYVNKRVSLPYAWDRQNAGAETTWRLPARSTFTLGYERESIGRDFREADTTEDMLRATWRMRPARGVSVQGRYVYGTRDGGTYNGTVTHEGYWYAPSEANDNNNPLLTFDNHPDTRRYDVSDRERQQFDLTLNLTPGDLYAVSAFVRYRNDDFASDVVPTQPLAGTTLADRNATTPGDQLGLLEDRRLRYGVDLFAQPGARVMLNAFLNFDEGTSLERSIEFNENNKANPSAIANSVLGPWTRASSQWTADFDDRTWSGGLGATLQIVPERLVLIADYTASLAEVDITYGGFGLTSFDGAPLAPNHEFAFSTPPVIREDLQVLNLRFEIPIRSIVLIAGYSYETYTLEDWQQGSSAPWVEAVGSGTFLRDSSRSHQWGNRLFTLGTYLAPSYDAHVGFAGFRYRF; this is encoded by the coding sequence ATGAGACGGATCATCGTGACCCTGGCGGTCCTCTGCGCCGCCCCCGCATTCGCCCAGACACCGCCGCCGCCAGCGCCGAGCGTGGCCGCCCCGGCCTCGCCGCGCGTTGGGGGCAGCGTGACCACCGGCGTCCAGCAGTTCGACAACTCGTCCAACTCGAGCAAGCTCGGGGAGTATCGCGACCTGCGCGACGACTTCTTCCTCCCGAACGCCTCCATCAGCGGCAGCAACGCGGCGACCGGCTGGTTCTTCAACCTGAGCGCGTTCAATCTCACGCGGGACGACCAGACGATTCTCGCGCGCGGCGGCCGTCCGGGCGCGTGGAGCTTCCAGGCGGACTGGAACGAGACGCCGCACAACTTCAGCAACAAGGCGGTGACGCCGTACATCCGCCGCGGCCCCGGGCTCTTCGAGCTGCCGGCGACGGTTCCGATCGCGTTCAAGAAGCTCGCGACCGGCGCGGCTGACGCGAACGGCGTGCTCGCGAGCGATGCGCTCGTCGCCGCCTACCAGTCCACGTTTCTCGCGGCGACGCCGCTCGCGACGCAGACCAACACCGGGCATTTCGCGCTTGGCTGGAGCGAGTCCGACGCGATCAGCCTCGCGGTGGTCTACGACCGCCGCGAGAAGACCGGCCTGAAGGCCGCGTACGGACCAATCGGCGACCGTCCCCCGCGGACCCTCAACATCCAGTTGACCGAACCGGTGGACTACCGCACGAACGACATCACACTCTCCGCCGAGCACGACGGCGGCCGCTATCAGCTGCGGGCCGAGTATCTGTTCTCCGACTTTGCGAACCAGATCGACACGCTGCGCTGGCAGAACGCCTTCACCACGGCGCCAGCCGGCGCCGAGTTCGACGTCTGGGATCGCCGCGTGGGGACGTACGGCGCCCGGCCCCTGCCGCCGGACAACCGCTATCACAACGCCACGGCCAGCGCCGGCATCGACATGCCGCGCGACAGCCGCCTGACCGCGACCGTGTCGTACGGGCGTCTCGAACAGGACGAAACCCTGCTGCCGTACGCCACGTTCAACGCCATTGCCAATCCGGCGTTGCCGCGGAGCACGGCGGAGGCGCTCATCAAGACCACGCACCTCGCCGCCGACTACGTGATCGCGCCGGCGCCCCGGCTGAACGTCCGTGCGTTCTTCCGGCGCACCGATCTCGACAACGAGACTCCGTCCGACCGATGGCAGTACGTCACGTCGGACACCACGAGCCTCACCGGCACGGTGTCGTACGTGAACAAGCGCGTGAGCCTGCCCTACGCGTGGGACCGGCAGAACGCCGGGGCGGAGACGACGTGGCGGCTGCCGGCGCGCAGCACGTTCACGCTGGGATACGAGCGGGAGTCGATCGGCCGCGATTTCCGCGAGGCTGACACGACCGAGGACATGCTGCGCGCGACGTGGCGGATGCGGCCGGCGCGCGGCGTCTCCGTGCAGGGGCGCTACGTATACGGCACCAGGGACGGCGGCACCTACAACGGCACGGTCACACACGAAGGCTACTGGTACGCGCCGTCGGAGGCGAATGACAACAACAACCCGCTGCTGACGTTCGACAACCATCCCGATACGCGCCGCTACGACGTCTCCGACCGGGAGCGGCAGCAGTTCGACCTGACGCTCAACCTGACGCCGGGCGATCTGTACGCCGTCTCCGCGTTCGTACGCTATCGCAACGACGACTTCGCATCGGACGTCGTACCGACGCAGCCGCTGGCGGGCACCACGCTCGCCGACCGCAATGCCACCACGCCCGGCGATCAGCTCGGGCTGCTCGAAGACAGGCGGCTGCGATACGGCGTGGACCTCTTCGCGCAGCCGGGCGCGCGCGTCATGCTGAACGCGTTCCTGAACTTCGACGAGGGCACCAGCCTGGAGCGGTCGATCGAGTTCAATGAGAACAACAAGGCGAATCCGAGCGCCATTGCCAACTCGGTGCTCGGGCCGTGGACACGGGCGAGCAGCCAGTGGACCGCCGACTTCGACGATCGGACCTGGAGCGGCGGCCTGGGCGCAACGCTTCAGATCGTTCCTGAACGCCTGGTGCTGATCGCCGACTACACGGCTTCGCTCGCCGAGGTCGACATCACCTACGGGGGCTTCGGGCTCACCAGCTTCGACGGCGCGCCGCTCGCGCCGAACCACGAGTTTGCGTTCTCGACGCCGCCGGTGATTCGCGAAGATCTCCAGGTCCTGAACCTGCGCTTCGAGATTCCGATCCGGTCAATCGTGCTGATCGCCGGCTACAGCTACGAGACCTACACGCTCGAGGACTGGCAGCAGGGATCGAGCGCGCCGTGGGTGGAAGCAGTCGGGAGCGGCACGTTCCTTCGGGACAGCTCGCGGTCCCATCAGTGGGGCAACCGGCTGTTCACCCTGGGCACGTACCTGGCGCCCAGCTACGACGCGCACGTGGGCTTCGCGGGGTTTAGGTACCGATTCTAG
- a CDS encoding cytochrome c codes for MLQVLLRVVVVLLALVGALAVTAAAWFAAGGISARATPGRAETVVARRLRAAAIPRAARDLRAPVAQTRESLRSGLEHFADHCAVCHANDGSGDAEMGKGLYPPAPDMRKGATQDLTDGELFYIIENGVRFTGMPAWATGTSEGETASWHLVQFIRHLPKLTDAELEEMKGLNPKSADQWREEEETRRFLSEEDNAPAPPRPRHRHGEHQ; via the coding sequence GTGCTTCAAGTTCTGCTCCGTGTGGTGGTGGTCCTGCTCGCCCTCGTCGGGGCTCTCGCGGTGACCGCGGCGGCCTGGTTTGCCGCGGGCGGGATCAGCGCGCGCGCGACGCCGGGCCGTGCGGAAACGGTTGTCGCCCGCCGCTTGCGCGCCGCGGCCATCCCTCGCGCCGCCCGCGATCTGCGCGCACCGGTGGCGCAGACCCGCGAATCCCTCCGGAGCGGCCTGGAGCACTTTGCCGATCACTGCGCGGTGTGCCACGCGAACGACGGCAGCGGCGACGCGGAAATGGGCAAGGGCCTGTATCCGCCGGCGCCGGACATGCGTAAGGGGGCGACGCAGGATCTCACCGACGGCGAGCTCTTCTACATCATCGAAAACGGCGTGCGCTTCACAGGCATGCCGGCGTGGGCGACGGGTACTTCTGAGGGTGAAACGGCGAGCTGGCACCTCGTCCAGTTCATCCGGCACCTGCCGAAACTCACCGACGCCGAGCTGGAGGAGATGAAAGGCTTGAACCCGAAGAGCGCGGACCAATGGCGCGAGGAAGAAGAGACGCGCCGGTTCCTGTCGGAGGAAGACAACGCCCCTGCGCCCCCGCGGCCGCGTCATAGGCATGGAGAGCATCAATGA
- a CDS encoding PAS domain S-box protein: MAGSFNNVGPDGADDAAASNRRLSLHIEKTPLAVIEWNSNFEVVRWNPAAERIFGYTQAEALGRHAMDLVVPESARGHVDRVWRDLIANRGGATSTNENTTKDGRRVVCEWHNTPLVTDDGRVVGVASFVQDVTQQKRTEEALRQSEERYRVLVDTTADHIYSYDRDGRFTGVNEALRASLGRAADQVIGRTDLELGFSGPAADRWQQLKRRVLATGEVQDVEIGSPMPDGQVHTYQAVLRPVRDAAGQIIGIRGMSRDITERKRLAEERERLNAQVAEREELLNAIVNSIPEGIALLRGPDFRFELVNSVLQNIDPETVMLGRPFAEAHPELASLVLPVLEETVAGEKPRGFVDVPFDVPAADPSGPRQRRFVSFSYAPIRFPSGQPSGVLVTATDTTERVLLEEQFRQAQKMEAIGRLAGGIAHDFNNLLTAILGYCELVVDELGEDHPARVDVEQIRDAGNSAATLTRQLLAFSRKQILQPALHDMNEIVAANRRLLQRVLGEDIAITEHLGAKQPTVRVDRGQIEQVLMNLTVNARDAMPRGGSLTIETANVMLDESYAQMHVAVTPGPYVMLAVSDTGHGMTPEVKARLFEPFFTTKEPGRGTGLGLATVYGIVKQSGGNIWTYSESGHGTTFKVYLPQVQESPEAAVPAPAALVAGGHEIILLVEDDERLRELARKALVRDGYSVLAAPDPATALELSERHESPIALLLTDVVLPQMSGRILAERLLALRPHMRVLYMSGYTDNAIVHHGVLDRATAFLQKPFTPAALTRKVREVLGAPAPRQAGPE; the protein is encoded by the coding sequence ATGGCCGGTTCCTTCAACAACGTCGGGCCCGATGGGGCCGACGACGCCGCGGCGTCCAACAGGCGGCTGTCGCTCCACATCGAGAAAACGCCACTGGCGGTGATCGAATGGAACAGCAATTTCGAGGTTGTCCGGTGGAACCCGGCTGCGGAGCGGATCTTCGGCTACACGCAGGCCGAGGCGCTCGGACGCCACGCGATGGATCTCGTCGTCCCCGAATCCGCCCGCGGGCACGTCGATCGGGTCTGGCGCGACCTGATTGCGAATCGCGGCGGCGCCACGAGCACGAACGAAAACACCACCAAGGATGGCCGCCGCGTCGTCTGTGAGTGGCACAACACGCCGCTCGTGACCGATGACGGCCGCGTCGTCGGGGTGGCCTCGTTCGTCCAGGACGTCACGCAACAGAAGCGCACCGAAGAAGCGCTCCGGCAGAGCGAGGAGCGCTATCGTGTCCTCGTGGACACGACGGCCGACCACATTTACAGCTACGACCGCGACGGGCGGTTCACGGGGGTGAACGAGGCGCTGCGCGCGTCGCTCGGCCGGGCCGCCGACCAGGTCATCGGCAGGACTGATCTGGAGCTGGGCTTCTCAGGGCCGGCTGCCGATCGCTGGCAGCAGTTGAAACGACGGGTCCTGGCGACCGGAGAGGTGCAGGACGTCGAGATCGGCAGTCCAATGCCCGACGGGCAGGTCCACACGTACCAGGCCGTGCTACGTCCCGTGCGCGACGCCGCGGGGCAGATCATCGGCATCCGCGGCATGAGCCGCGACATCACGGAACGCAAGCGCCTCGCGGAAGAGCGGGAGCGCCTGAACGCCCAGGTCGCGGAACGCGAAGAACTGCTCAACGCCATCGTCAACAGCATTCCGGAAGGCATCGCCCTGCTCCGCGGGCCCGACTTCAGGTTCGAGCTGGTGAACAGCGTCCTCCAGAACATCGATCCGGAGACGGTCATGCTGGGGCGTCCGTTTGCGGAAGCCCATCCCGAGCTGGCGTCGCTCGTGCTGCCGGTGCTCGAGGAGACCGTGGCGGGTGAGAAACCGCGCGGCTTCGTGGATGTTCCCTTCGACGTTCCGGCGGCAGACCCCTCGGGGCCGCGCCAGCGCCGTTTTGTCAGCTTCTCGTACGCGCCGATCCGGTTTCCCTCCGGACAGCCATCGGGCGTGCTCGTAACCGCGACCGACACGACAGAGCGGGTCCTGCTCGAGGAACAGTTCCGGCAGGCGCAGAAGATGGAGGCGATCGGGCGGCTGGCCGGCGGCATCGCGCACGACTTCAACAACCTGCTGACGGCGATCCTCGGCTACTGCGAGCTGGTCGTCGACGAGCTGGGGGAGGACCACCCGGCGCGCGTTGATGTCGAGCAGATCCGCGATGCGGGAAACAGCGCCGCCACGCTCACGCGGCAGCTCCTTGCCTTCAGCCGGAAGCAGATCCTCCAGCCGGCGCTGCACGACATGAACGAGATCGTTGCCGCCAACCGCCGCCTGCTGCAGCGCGTGCTGGGCGAGGACATCGCCATCACCGAGCACCTCGGCGCGAAACAGCCGACCGTCAGGGTAGACCGCGGCCAGATCGAACAGGTGCTGATGAACCTCACCGTCAACGCGCGCGACGCCATGCCGCGCGGAGGATCGCTGACCATCGAGACGGCGAACGTGATGCTCGACGAGTCCTATGCGCAGATGCACGTCGCCGTGACGCCTGGCCCGTACGTCATGCTCGCGGTGAGCGACACAGGCCACGGCATGACGCCGGAGGTGAAGGCGAGGCTCTTCGAGCCGTTCTTCACCACGAAAGAGCCGGGCAGAGGCACCGGGCTCGGCCTCGCCACCGTCTACGGCATCGTCAAGCAGAGCGGCGGGAACATCTGGACGTACAGCGAGTCCGGGCACGGCACGACCTTCAAGGTCTACCTGCCGCAGGTGCAGGAGAGTCCGGAAGCGGCGGTGCCGGCGCCGGCCGCACTCGTGGCTGGCGGCCACGAGATCATTCTTCTCGTCGAAGACGACGAGCGGCTGCGCGAGCTGGCGCGCAAGGCCCTCGTTCGCGACGGCTATTCCGTGTTGGCCGCGCCCGATCCGGCCACGGCCCTCGAACTCTCCGAGCGGCACGAGAGCCCGATTGCCCTGCTCTTGACCGACGTCGTGCTGCCGCAGATGAGCGGCCGGATCCTGGCCGAGCGGCTGCTGGCCCTGCGCCCGCACATGCGCGTGCTCTACATGTCCGGCTATACCGACAACGCGATCGTTCACCACGGCGTGCTCGATCGCGCGACGGCATTCCTCCAGAAGCCGTTCACGCCGGCCGCGCTGACGAGGAAGGTGCGGGAGGTGCTTGGCGCGCCAGCACCGCGTCAAGCCGGCCCCGAGTAA
- a CDS encoding response regulator transcription factor encodes MRVLIVEDDAKVAAAVKAGLAAEGYDAVVSRSGEDGYFRVTTEPFDALVLDLGLPGRSGLEVLSGLRGRGLAIPVLVLTARDSVDDRVVGLDAGADDYLVKPFAFAELVARLRALLRRGRPDETHRLRLADLELDAATRTVDRGGQAIELTAREFQLLEYLLRHQGQVVSREMLARDVWKEVARATPLDNVIDVHITRLRKKVDLGFSARLIHTVRGVGFLVKEEET; translated from the coding sequence ATGCGAGTGCTGATTGTCGAGGACGACGCGAAGGTTGCGGCGGCGGTCAAGGCGGGGCTGGCGGCCGAGGGCTACGATGCGGTGGTGTCTCGCAGCGGCGAAGACGGCTACTTCCGCGTGACAACCGAGCCGTTCGACGCGTTGGTCCTCGACCTGGGCCTGCCGGGACGGAGCGGGCTCGAGGTTCTCTCGGGGCTCCGCGGGCGCGGGTTGGCGATCCCCGTCCTGGTGCTGACCGCCCGGGACAGCGTCGATGACCGCGTGGTCGGCCTGGACGCGGGGGCCGACGATTATCTGGTCAAGCCGTTCGCCTTCGCGGAGCTCGTCGCACGCCTGAGAGCCCTGCTGCGGCGCGGCCGGCCCGACGAAACCCATCGGCTGCGGCTCGCGGACCTCGAGCTCGATGCCGCGACGCGCACGGTCGATCGCGGCGGCCAGGCGATCGAGCTGACCGCTCGCGAGTTCCAGTTGCTCGAGTACCTCCTGCGTCACCAGGGACAGGTCGTGTCCCGGGAGATGCTGGCGCGCGACGTGTGGAAGGAGGTCGCGCGCGCGACGCCGCTCGACAACGTGATCGACGTGCACATCACCAGGCTGCGGAAGAAGGTCGACCTGGGATTCTCCGCGCGCCTGATCCACACGGTCCGGGGCGTGGGATTCCTGGTCAAGGAGGAAGAGACGTGA
- a CDS encoding prolipoprotein diacylglyceryl transferase has translation MRFGDFVVTSFGVMVALGALIGLWIFSRELGRSNLAPGAVDAAISGVVGGLAGAKLLWFAEHFGEEPWRGLLLSRGGLSWYGGLAGGLAAGLITIVAKRLPVIPVLAAATPALAIGHAIGRIGCFLVGDDYGRPSGVPWAVAFPEGLPPTDVPVHPTQLYECLALLPLAWALGRLRRNGVPDRAVLGAYLIGAGAIRFAIEWIRVNPPVALGMSVAHWASLAAIGAGLVQLCRNFPRPRRAAGGY, from the coding sequence GTGCGCTTCGGCGACTTCGTCGTGACCAGCTTCGGCGTGATGGTGGCGCTGGGAGCGCTGATTGGGCTCTGGATCTTCTCCAGGGAATTGGGCCGCTCGAACCTTGCACCAGGGGCCGTGGATGCCGCGATCTCGGGTGTCGTTGGAGGGCTTGCGGGAGCAAAGCTCCTGTGGTTCGCCGAACATTTTGGCGAGGAGCCGTGGCGCGGCCTGCTGTTGTCCCGCGGAGGGCTCAGCTGGTACGGCGGGCTCGCCGGCGGGCTCGCCGCAGGACTGATCACGATCGTCGCGAAACGCCTGCCCGTCATTCCGGTTCTGGCGGCGGCGACGCCGGCATTGGCCATCGGCCATGCGATAGGAAGGATTGGTTGTTTCCTGGTCGGCGACGATTACGGCCGTCCGTCCGGCGTGCCGTGGGCCGTCGCGTTCCCGGAAGGGCTGCCGCCGACCGATGTTCCCGTCCATCCCACGCAGCTTTACGAATGCCTTGCGTTGCTGCCGCTCGCCTGGGCTCTCGGACGGTTGCGCCGCAACGGCGTCCCCGATCGCGCCGTGCTGGGCGCTTATCTCATCGGCGCCGGTGCCATCCGGTTTGCCATCGAATGGATCAGGGTGAATCCTCCGGTGGCGCTGGGCATGAGTGTCGCCCACTGGGCATCCCTCGCGGCCATTGGAGCGGGGCTGGTGCAACTCTGCCGCAATTTTCCACGCCCCCGGCGCGCGGCGGGAGGATACTGA